GATTCATCTATTGAGTACATGAGGACTCCCTCTGTAGTTGCCGCAGCCCATGATCTCCCAGTTGGTGCAATTTTTAAACACTTTGTACGAACAATAGGCCGTCCACGGTTTGGCATGGATCCAGGTAAATCATGCCCCAGAATTTTCCGTGTTTGTTGATCAATCCCTTCTTCAACATCAGTATCCTCGTCATCAATTAAATCCACCGGCCCAGCATCCGTCATCTTTTTCGAGTTCAAAAAATCAAGAACTCCATCCAAGGACAGATTTCGAGTAATTTGAAATCGACGAAGCAGTACCTGACAAGTACAATGAACAATATGCTTAACAACTGACCAAAATTAAGTAACTGCAAAGCACCATTAGCGCATAAAGGAGAAAACCATATGCAAATGGCAAATGGATGACAGGTTCATTGCCAATACAAGTCATAGTATATAGTACTTATAAGCCTTCAAAGGTATGAAGCCAAAGGTTTGACCAACATTTACTATTACAAGTGAAGGATTATGTCCTGATTTTCTCAATTCAATATACCAAGTAGCacaacagaaagaaaaaaaatggtaCATTACCAAacagaaaattttcaaaaaatgttaGTGGAATCCTAACAAAATTGTAACAAAGAACCAACAAATATGCAAGACTATCAAACATTGAGATTACTAACCTGGTCTGCAATGTCATACATGCATATGTACTTGCTATTCCCACCGGCAAAAATATGGCTTCCATCTGCAGAATAGCACAATGTCGTAAAATACTTTCCTGAGCTCGAATTAGATGCTGATCTTCTATCTGTCATGAGACGTCCACCGGCAATGTCTCGGCGGCCCTCGATAGTGTACATTAACAGGCCATCAATAGGATCCCAAAAGTGAATATGACCATCTAATGTGCTGCAGGCCAGCTGCTTCCCATCTGGACGATAGACTACCGTAAGGACATCATGAGTATGAGGAAAAGTTTCGACTGCACCTTTCCCTTCAAATACATCCCATAAGCGAACAGTTTTGTCCCATGAAGATGAGGCTAGAACAGACTGAAAGTGAAACACCATTAAGCCACCTCCCCATAATCATAATAGCATAGAATAAATACGTTTCATAATGTTTCCAAAATAACTCTTAGGAAAATAAAGGCTACAACAAATCAAAAAATGGACATGTTAAGACATTAACTAGAGAAATACTCATGCTGAAGAAAGCCATCAACAGGCAAACTACTTGTTACTAAACTATGCTGTCTATGCTAATATTAGGACGACCTTGGCATGCAGAAATCCAACACATTCTATTAGCACACTCATTGCATAAACCCCTGTACCATTCCACAGATAGCAAATTAAAGTAAAATATGTTGTGACTTACATTTGTAGGTGAAAACATTAAACCGTGTACTGGTCCCTCATGGCCACCAAGAACATCCAACAAGCGACCAGTCTTCATAGACCAAACAAATATCTGTCACAAATATATAGAAGATATTGTTGTCAACCTCAAGTTGTAATCATGCACCAAAAGTTAGACATGAAGATATATATACCTCAAATGAATCAAGAGTTCCAGCACAAATCACTTCACCACTTGGATCCGATGATAAAGACACAAACTGTCTAGGAGAAGGAGTAGTAAAAGTCCTAAAATTCCGGTAACGAAACAAATCCCAAGCACGGACAGTCCCATCTAGTGATGCACTTAGAAGAGTATGATTATTAGCCATAAAATGGACTGCAGTGACAGCATTAGTGTGCTCAGATAAAGTTATGAAACAAAATCCCGATGAAACTGTCCAAACCTGcaaagcaatcaacatattcAGAGAaaacaatattaaaaattaaaaaggaaGGAccgacaataataataataataaaattaaaagaaatttatTAGTCAACAAGTTGACAATAAAACTCGCTGAAAATACTTGCAAGTCATTAATGATCTCATAGGGTCCGAAATATTAAAGTTTCTGAATAGTAGCACTAGAGAATATCAATTGTActccatgttgttttcacatgATATTGCAAAATCTAAGGCAGAAATTTAGATAAGGTCAGTAGTTGACATTGTTCAGAGATGAGACATTAAGAAGGGAGGAATCAATAGAAGACAACCAAAGAATGAATGGCAGCGACATCAAAATTGCAACTGTCAGAAACAACCAAATAGGATAGTTGTTGTTACGATTCAACGAGAGTATCTTGTGTCACCTTGAGTTTGTTATCATCAGCTCCTGTTGCCAACATCTGCGAATCGGGGGAGTATGCTATGCAGTTCACATCGAAATAATGTCCTTGTTGCTTTAAGATATAGCTCTCTGATCGCCACTCCCAGACTAGCAACTGTCCAAGCTTCGCACAACCAAATGTCAACCAGTTTCCAAGCTTGTTGAACACTGCCGTTGTGATCTTCTCCCTCGATATGGAAAGCAAGTGGATGCAAACAAAATCCGGCATCTGATACAGCCCAAAGACACCATTAGAGAACCCAACTACCACCATATCCAGCTCCCGGTGGTAATCACAAGCTGTTAATTTTGCAGGCGACTgcataaaaaaatctttcttctGAAGCTCCCATCTGGCTTTATGCAAAGGAATCTCAGAATTTTCAACATCATTGCCACCAAAGTTCTTTCGTTTTTGGTTATGAAGCTCAATTTTGATGGGCACTTCAACGTGATCTCTTTCAGAGGATCTCTGTTCAGGTGTACCGGGAGAAGGAGGGTCCGAATTGAGCCCCTCCGAAGCATCAAAATCATGACTTTCCACCAAATTCCATGTAAATATGGCACCATCCCTTGAGATGGTGTACACCCTGAAGACCCTACCGCTCTTCTTCTCAGCCGAAAAGAAGGCACCGACTATGGCATCCTTATGCCCTAGAAACAGGAACGGCTTATTTTGGCCCCGCGAACCCTTAGAGGAGAACAGCCTCACAGTAAGATCCTTCGACCCGACGAGGAGATACTCCGAGTCCGGGCTCCAATCCAACGCCGTCACGGTGCCGGTACAATCCGGGTAGGTTCGCTCGAGTTGGAAGGGGAAGAACTCCACGCGAAATCCGGGAGACCGCCAGATCTGGAGTAGCTTGCCGAGGCCGACGGCGATCAAAGAGCCGTCGGGGCTGAAGCGGAGGGCGGTAACGGGGCGCTTGAAGGTGATACGGTGGAGGACGGCGCGGCGGCGGAGGTTGACGAAGAGGGCGCGGGAGTTATTGTCGACAGCAAGGAGGAACGCGCCGTCGGGTGAAGCGACGATCCGGGCGATGTTGGATGAAGCTTCGAATGGAAGGGTCTGTGTCTGATACTTGAGGAGGTCGGTGGTAGCCACGCGGTTGCCGATGGAGGACAGCAGGACGGCATCGTCTGTTACGAGGACGTTACCGCCGCGGTATGGCGCACCCAGGAGGTTCTGGAAGCGAAAGTTCATTGCTAGCAGGCCGATCTTCAACCTTGGATTCTCGGGCTCAGATAAGAGGTGTTTGACGAAGACGAGGGAAGCGGGCAACCGACGGGACAACACGTCGACGGTACCTACGGCGAGCTCTTTTGAACCGAATTAATGCCGACGGCCACTAGGGTTTATCGACGGAGCCGCGGCCGAAACTGACCGCTTAGGTTCAAATCGGCCCTAAATTCTAACTCAGATACAATTCAACATCCGTGACATCTTTAATTGCGTGCGACTCGAACGTCATTCATCATTGGATCGGCATGGATCGACGATCATATGGTTCTTTAATGCACGTTAAATCTAAATAATTAAGAAATAAAAGTAAGAAATTTTATCAAATGAGAAATTTACTGTAACCTaattttgaaggaaaaaaaagaaggattttttTGGCTTGAGTAATCAAATAGAAATAGAAAAAATAGAAATAGAAATCATCCTTTGGATTAATTTTTTCTAAGATAATTGTTTCGCCCCATCCTATAATGATTTTTATATTTGATTTCTTCTTATTTATAAgtaatttataaagttttattcTTTCTAATTTGTATTAAATCTTAATTTGAGAAACAAATTTATTAATCTGAAATTTATGGGACTTCTGATCTATCTATCTTATTTTAACTATAATATTTTGTATAAAGTTTCGATCTACATAaaacttaaatttttaaaaactagattcttgtctttttctttctttcaatatcttattggaatgatttggaatgcAAATATCTactcaaatatttattttagttgATTCTTTTAATTCTACTAAAGAAAGAtaaaatgttgattttgtaaCTGTTTGTAAACAAATCTAATTTGTACAATACTTGTATAACCAAAAGTAAACTCATAtatctttcaaaaaattatttcttGAGTAAATTGGAGTGTAATTTATTATTCAAATATCTAGTGTAATATACCTTATATATTTTGCTAAAATAAATTTattctcaaaattatcaattcttcCTTCTATTTTTTGAACTTAATTTCAACTAAAATTTCTCCCTCAAATGAGCCATTTATGGTTGCTTTAAACTTATGTATCCCTTATCACTGGTTCttatcatatataaatatttatctaaTATTGTTTCATAAATATTTATCTAATATTGTTTCATTCTGTATAT
The window above is part of the Musa acuminata AAA Group cultivar baxijiao chromosome BXJ2-6, Cavendish_Baxijiao_AAA, whole genome shotgun sequence genome. Proteins encoded here:
- the LOC135615442 gene encoding periodic tryptophan protein 2-like; the encoded protein is MNFRFQNLLGAPYRGGNVLVTDDAVLLSSIGNRVATTDLLKYQTQTLPFEASSNIARIVASPDGAFLLAVDNNSRALFVNLRRRAVLHRITFKRPVTALRFSPDGSLIAVGLGKLLQIWRSPGFRVEFFPFQLERTYPDCTGTVTALDWSPDSEYLLVGSKDLTVRLFSSKGSRGQNKPFLFLGHKDAIVGAFFSAEKKSGRVFRVYTISRDGAIFTWNLVESHDFDASEGLNSDPPSPGTPEQRSSERDHVEVPIKIELHNQKRKNFGGNDVENSEIPLHKARWELQKKDFFMQSPAKLTACDYHRELDMVVVGFSNGVFGLYQMPDFVCIHLLSISREKITTAVFNKLGNWLTFGCAKLGQLLVWEWRSESYILKQQGHYFDVNCIAYSPDSQMLATGADDNKLKVWTVSSGFCFITLSEHTNAVTAVHFMANNHTLLSASLDGTVRAWDLFRYRNFRTFTTPSPRQFVSLSSDPSGEVICAGTLDSFEIFVWSMKTGRLLDVLGGHEGPVHGLMFSPTNSVLASSSWDKTVRLWDVFEGKGAVETFPHTHDVLTVVYRPDGKQLACSTLDGHIHFWDPIDGLLMYTIEGRRDIAGGRLMTDRRSASNSSSGKYFTTLCYSADGSHIFAGGNSKYICMYDIADQVLLRRFQITRNLSLDGVLDFLNSKKMTDAGPVDLIDDEDTDVEEGIDQQTRKILGHDLPGSMPNRGRPIVRTKCLKIAPTGRSWAAATTEGVLMYSIDESFVFDPTDLDVDVTPEAVDEALEKYQPQRALLLSLRLNEDSLIKKCIFSVKPLDIPAVSSSMPIKYLQRLIEAFADLLESCPHIEFLLHWCQELCKAHGHAIQQNSRSLLPALRSLQKAISKLHQDLTDTCSSNEYLLRYLCSTSTKMQ